Proteins encoded within one genomic window of Triticum aestivum cultivar Chinese Spring chromosome 2D, IWGSC CS RefSeq v2.1, whole genome shotgun sequence:
- the LOC123055711 gene encoding probable 6-phosphogluconolactonase 2 gives MRRALGLPRQGREMRSCNPALATVEDAATDYEFVIRQLVKIRTIGVSESTDCPKFDLILLSMASDGHVASLFPNHQALELKDDWVTYITDSPQPPPERITFTLPVTNSASNIAILATGVGKANAVHLAVSDSSDGPDAPVSLRATMVQPTHGKPVWFLDKAATSSLEALSDGAYEQQHRAY, from the exons ATGCGTCGCGCGCTGGGGTTGCCGCGCCAGGGCCGGGAGATGAGGAGCTGCAACCCCGCCCT CGCCACGGTGGAGGACGCAGCGACGGACTACGAATTTGTCATCAGGCAGCTGGTCAAGATCCGCACTATAGGAGTCTCAGAGAGCACCGACTGCCCCAAGTTTGATCTCATCCTCCTCAGCATGGCCTCCGACGGACATGTGGCCTCATTGTTCCCTAACCACCAAGCCCTCGAGCTGAAAGACGACTGGGTCACCTACATCACGGACTCCCCGCAGCCTCCACCCGAGAGAATCACCTTCACCCTCCCTGTAACAAACTCGGCATCAAACATAGCGATCCTAGCGACGGGCGTCGGCAAGGCAAACGCCGTGCATTTGGCCGTGTCTGACAGCAGCGACGGTCCAGACGCCCCCGTGTCCCTGCGTGCCACGATGGTCCAGCCAACGCACGGGAAGCCGGTGTGGTTTCTGGACAAGGCAGCAACCTCATCACTCGAGGCGCTGTCTGACGGTGCTTACGAGCAGCAGCATCGTGCGTACTAA
- the LOC123052150 gene encoding probable 6-phosphogluconolactonase 2 has protein sequence MEREMAASYEPKLHSEIRIFGSSDEILTDLAEYISQVSEISVKERGYFAIALSGGPLVSFLSKLCEAPYIKTLDWSKWYIFWSDERAVAKNHADSNYKLTKEGFLSKVPIMSGHVYSINDSATVEDAATDYEFVIRQLVKIRTIGVSESTDCPKFDLILLSMGSDGHVASLFPNHQALELKDDWVTYITDSPQPPPERITFTLPVINSASNIAILAMGVDKANAVHSAVSDSSDGPDAPASLPARMVQPTDGKLVWFLDKAAASSLEALCDDAYQQQHREY, from the exons ATGGAGAGGGAAATGGCTGCCTCATATGAGCCAAAACTGCACAGTGAAATAAGGATTTTTGGGAGTTCAGATGAGATACTGACAGATCTAGCTGAGTATATCTCCCAAGTTTCAGAAATCTCTGTTAAAGAAAGGGGATACTTCGCTATTGCCCTATCTGGAGGGCCCCTTGTCAGTTTTTTGAG CAAACTTTGTGAAGCGCCATACATCAAGACCCTGGATTGGTCTAAATGGTACATATTCTGGTCTGACGAACGTGCTGTAGCAAAGAACCATGCAGACAGTAACTATAAGTTAACAAAAGAAGGATTTCTATCAAAG GTACCTATTATGAGTGGCCATGTCTACTCCATAAACGACAGCGCCACGGTGGAGGACGCGGCGACGGACTACGAATTTGTCATCAGGCAGCTGGTCAAGATCCGCACTATAGGAGTCTCGGAGAGCACCGACTGCCCCAAGTTTGATCTCATCCTCCTCAGCATGGGCTCTGACGGACATGTGGCGTCATTGTTCCCTAACCACCAAGCCCTGGAGCTGAAGGACGACTGGGTGACCTACATCACGGACTCCCCGCAGCCTCCACCCGAGAGAATCACCTTCACCCTCCCTGTGATAAACTCGGCGTCAAACATCGCGATCCTGGCGATGGGCGTCGACAAGGCAAACGCGGTGCATTCAGCCGTTTCTGACAGCAGCGACGGCCCAGACGCCCCTGCATCCCTGCCCGCTAGGATGGTCCAGCCAACGGACGGGAAGCTGGTGTGGTTTCTGGACAAGGCGGCCGCCTCATCACTCGAGGCGCTGTGCGACGATGCCTACCAGCAGCAGCATCGTGAGTACTAG